The Actinomycetes bacterium genome has a segment encoding these proteins:
- a CDS encoding lycopene cyclase domain-containing protein — protein MSYTALAVVGVVAALVLDVALLRTRVVTRRVFWTSYIIVLTFQLLTNGWLTGRDIVVYDDDAILGWRLVFAPVEDLLFGFSLVLQTTAWWVWWGRRLTPAAGSPASGGPAGP, from the coding sequence GTGAGCTATACGGCGCTCGCGGTCGTCGGCGTGGTGGCCGCCCTGGTGCTCGACGTGGCCCTGCTGCGCACCCGCGTGGTGACCCGTCGGGTGTTCTGGACGTCGTACATCATCGTCCTGACCTTCCAGCTGCTGACCAACGGATGGCTCACCGGGCGCGACATCGTGGTCTACGACGACGACGCGATCCTGGGCTGGCGGCTGGTGTTCGCGCCGGTCGAGGACCTGCTCTTCGGCTTCTCGCTGGTGCTCCAGACGACCGCGTGGTGGGTGTGGTGGGGCCGGCGGCTCACGCCGGCCGCAGGCTCGCCCGCGTCCGGCGGGCCCGCCGGGCCCTGA
- a CDS encoding FAD-dependent oxidoreductase, with amino-acid sequence MIVVVGAGVAGLHTVVALRGQGYAGPVTLLGAEGLEPYDRPPLTKELLRGDTDDTTLDADWAALDVDRRLSTRALAVEPWAVQTDDGPIGFDSLVLATGARPRRLPGDALTLRTRDDAHRLRAALRPGARLVVVGAGWIGAEVSTAALAAGTRVTVLEGAGVPHAGALPTEVGTRMTPWWSDVDLRFGALVDRADAGAVHVVGDGVVDGDAVLVGIGVRPVAVPGVELTAAGAVAVDAGLRSSVPGVLAVGDCAAWESRRWGVRLNVEHWDNALHAPTVAAANALGGDATWDPVPYFWSEQWGRMVQYAGHHPAGERIVWREDGERWAAFWLARDRLTAALTVDRPRDLLQARRLIERGTRVDDALLADPSVAVKSATL; translated from the coding sequence GTGATCGTCGTCGTGGGCGCGGGGGTGGCCGGGCTGCACACCGTGGTCGCGCTGCGCGGGCAGGGCTACGCCGGACCGGTCACGCTGCTCGGGGCCGAGGGTCTCGAGCCGTACGACCGGCCGCCGCTCACCAAGGAGCTGCTGCGCGGCGACACCGACGACACCACCCTCGACGCCGACTGGGCGGCCCTCGACGTGGACCGGCGACTGTCGACGCGCGCGCTCGCCGTCGAGCCCTGGGCCGTGCAGACCGACGACGGGCCGATCGGGTTCGACTCCCTCGTGCTGGCGACCGGCGCCCGGCCGCGGCGGCTGCCCGGCGACGCGCTGACCCTACGGACCCGCGACGACGCGCACCGGTTGCGCGCGGCGCTCCGACCAGGTGCCCGGCTGGTCGTCGTAGGGGCCGGGTGGATCGGAGCCGAGGTGTCGACGGCTGCGCTGGCCGCAGGGACCCGGGTGACCGTCCTCGAGGGCGCGGGTGTCCCGCACGCGGGTGCGCTGCCCACCGAGGTCGGCACCCGGATGACGCCGTGGTGGTCCGACGTCGACCTGCGCTTCGGCGCGCTGGTCGACCGGGCCGACGCCGGTGCGGTGCACGTCGTCGGTGACGGAGTCGTCGATGGCGACGCGGTGCTGGTCGGGATCGGCGTCCGCCCGGTGGCGGTGCCCGGCGTCGAGCTGACGGCGGCGGGCGCTGTCGCAGTCGACGCCGGGCTGCGCAGCTCGGTGCCCGGTGTCCTCGCGGTCGGTGACTGCGCGGCTTGGGAGTCGCGCCGGTGGGGCGTACGGCTCAACGTCGAGCACTGGGACAACGCCCTGCACGCGCCGACGGTCGCCGCGGCCAACGCCCTCGGCGGCGACGCGACGTGGGACCCGGTGCCGTACTTCTGGTCGGAGCAGTGGGGGCGGATGGTGCAGTACGCCGGCCACCACCCGGCCGGCGAGCGCATCGTGTGGCGCGAGGACGGCGAACGCTGGGCCGCCTTCTGGCTGGCCCGAGACCGGCTGACCGCGGCGCTGACCGTGGACCGGCCGCGCGACCTGCTGCAGGCGCGGCGGCTCATCGAGCGCGGGACACGGGTGGACGACGCCCTGCTGGCCGACCCGTCGGTGGCCGTGAAGTCGGCCACCCTCTAG
- a CDS encoding lycopene cyclase domain-containing protein — protein sequence MRHLSYAAVLAFCVVGTLPLELWLGVRVYRQWKRLLLTLLPVVAVFVVWDLYAISAGHWTFDEEQTTGVLLPGDLPLDELLFFVVVPTCALLSVEAVRKVRGWPLGDE from the coding sequence GTGCGCCACCTGTCGTACGCCGCGGTGCTCGCGTTCTGCGTCGTCGGGACGCTGCCGCTCGAGCTCTGGCTCGGCGTCCGGGTCTACCGGCAGTGGAAGCGGCTGCTGCTGACGTTGCTGCCAGTGGTTGCGGTCTTCGTGGTCTGGGACCTCTACGCGATCTCGGCCGGGCACTGGACCTTCGACGAGGAGCAGACGACGGGCGTCCTGCTGCCGGGTGACCTGCCGCTGGACGAGCTGCTCTTCTTCGTCGTGGTGCCGACCTGCGCGCTGCTGTCGGTCGAGGCGGTGCGCAAGGTACGCGGCTGGCCACTGGGTGACGAGTGA
- a CDS encoding Rv2175c family DNA-binding protein, whose amino-acid sequence MTDQRSEADQQHAAAYEDLVPRWLTLPDVAEQMGLPVTRARQLVSDRQILAVRRGESNALMVPADFIQDGRVLKGLPGTLTLLADAKFSDEEAVRWLYTDDDLPGSPVQALVENRGTEVKRRAQALGF is encoded by the coding sequence GTGACCGACCAGCGCTCCGAGGCCGACCAGCAGCACGCTGCCGCGTACGAGGATCTCGTGCCCCGATGGCTGACCCTGCCCGACGTGGCCGAGCAGATGGGGCTGCCGGTCACCCGGGCCCGCCAGCTGGTGTCGGACCGGCAGATCCTCGCGGTCCGCCGCGGCGAGAGCAACGCCCTGATGGTGCCGGCGGACTTCATCCAGGACGGCCGGGTGCTCAAGGGCCTGCCCGGGACGCTGACCCTGCTGGCCGACGCCAAGTTCTCCGACGAGGAGGCGGTGCGCTGGCTCTACACCGACGACGACCTCCCCGGCTCGCCGGTGCAGGCGCTCGTCGAGAACCGTGGCACGGAGGTCAAGCGCCGCGCGCAGGCGCTCGGGTTCTGA
- the pknB gene encoding Stk1 family PASTA domain-containing Ser/Thr kinase, with the protein MDTTVKDPLVGRVLDGRYRVGSRLARGGMATVYEAHDSRLDRVVALKVMHPSLADDDEFVSRFIREAHSAARLSHPNVVAVYDQGADQGHVFLVMELVRGRTLRDLVREHGHLSPRQALEVLEPVLAALGAAHQAGIIHRDVKPENVLISDDGRIKVADFGLARAVTGHTSHTTASGVLMGTVAYLSPEQVERGVADPRSDVYAAGILLYEMLTGLKPYDGETAIQVAYRHVHDDVPPPSQLIPSTPAELDALVAHATNRDPDQRPADARRMLAEVSSTRRLLSDGELDTLGPALDAIPTQATDKTMVVDLREDREAAPRRGDTGPLGAPGGTGPVPRRKSRGPLALILVVGLAVVLSGLVWLYVAVLSQTTTPGLIGMTKAAAAEKAEKDGLDVTVKETEYSETIPKGRVVSTDPDPGDSIDKGGTVGLLMSLGPERYAVPDVEGVQEERARAMLEDRNLSVASPERRYSSKVERGAVISTDPKVGTMVKPGTAITLVISDGVQPVAVPDVVELPLEEAEAQLAEAKLRYNVTEKFDDAVPEGVVMRQTPEAPTTAPKNSVVQLVVSKGPREIDVPNVVGQPVASAQPAIEAAGFVVNINQLPGGPGLVLEQSSSKAPKGATITLYVF; encoded by the coding sequence GTGGACACGACTGTCAAGGACCCTCTCGTCGGGCGTGTGCTCGACGGCAGGTACCGCGTCGGGTCCCGGCTGGCCCGCGGTGGCATGGCCACCGTCTACGAGGCGCACGACTCCCGGCTGGACCGGGTGGTGGCCCTCAAGGTCATGCATCCGAGCCTGGCCGACGACGACGAGTTCGTCTCACGCTTCATCCGCGAGGCCCACTCGGCGGCCCGCCTGTCCCACCCCAACGTCGTCGCGGTCTACGACCAGGGCGCCGACCAGGGGCACGTCTTCCTGGTCATGGAGCTGGTCCGCGGCCGCACCCTGCGCGACCTGGTGCGCGAGCACGGCCACCTCAGCCCGCGGCAGGCGCTCGAGGTCCTCGAGCCGGTGCTCGCCGCCCTCGGCGCCGCCCACCAGGCCGGCATCATCCACCGCGACGTCAAGCCCGAGAACGTCCTGATCTCCGACGACGGCCGGATCAAGGTCGCCGACTTCGGGCTGGCCCGCGCGGTGACCGGGCACACCAGCCACACCACGGCGAGCGGCGTCCTGATGGGCACGGTCGCCTACCTGTCCCCCGAGCAGGTCGAGCGCGGCGTCGCCGACCCGCGGTCCGACGTCTACGCGGCCGGCATCCTGCTCTACGAGATGCTGACCGGCCTGAAGCCGTACGACGGCGAGACCGCCATCCAGGTCGCCTACCGCCACGTGCACGACGACGTGCCGCCGCCCTCCCAGCTGATCCCGAGCACGCCCGCCGAGCTGGACGCCCTGGTCGCCCACGCGACCAACCGCGACCCCGACCAGCGGCCGGCCGACGCCCGCCGGATGCTGGCCGAGGTCTCCTCGACCCGCCGGCTGCTGTCCGACGGCGAGCTCGACACCCTGGGCCCGGCCCTCGACGCCATCCCGACGCAGGCGACCGACAAGACGATGGTCGTCGACCTCCGCGAGGACCGCGAGGCTGCACCGCGCCGCGGCGACACCGGTCCGCTCGGTGCTCCCGGCGGCACCGGACCGGTCCCCCGCCGCAAGAGCCGCGGTCCGCTCGCCCTGATCCTCGTCGTCGGCCTCGCCGTCGTCCTGTCCGGTCTGGTCTGGCTGTACGTCGCCGTGCTCTCGCAGACCACGACCCCCGGGTTGATCGGCATGACCAAGGCCGCCGCTGCCGAGAAGGCCGAGAAAGACGGGCTCGACGTCACCGTCAAGGAGACGGAGTACAGCGAGACCATCCCCAAGGGTCGTGTCGTCAGCACCGACCCCGACCCCGGCGACAGCATCGACAAGGGCGGCACCGTCGGCCTGCTCATGTCCCTCGGCCCCGAGCGCTACGCCGTGCCCGACGTCGAGGGCGTGCAGGAGGAGCGGGCCCGCGCCATGCTCGAGGACCGCAACCTGTCCGTCGCCAGCCCGGAGCGCAGGTACAGCAGCAAGGTCGAGCGGGGTGCGGTCATCTCGACCGACCCCAAGGTCGGCACCATGGTCAAGCCCGGCACCGCGATCACCCTGGTCATCAGCGACGGCGTGCAGCCGGTCGCGGTGCCCGACGTCGTGGAGCTGCCGCTCGAGGAGGCCGAGGCCCAGCTCGCCGAGGCCAAGCTGCGCTACAACGTGACCGAGAAGTTCGACGACGCCGTGCCCGAGGGCGTCGTCATGCGCCAGACGCCCGAGGCGCCCACCACCGCGCCCAAGAACTCGGTCGTCCAGCTGGTCGTGTCGAAGGGCCCGCGGGAGATCGACGTGCCCAACGTGGTCGGCCAGCCGGTCGCCTCGGCCCAGCCGGCGATCGAGGCCGCCGGCTTCGTGGTCAACATCAACCAGCTGCCGGGCGGGCCCGGCCTGGTGCTCGAGCAGAGCTCGAGCAAGGCACCCAAGGGCGCGACCATCACGCTGTACGTCTTCTGA
- a CDS encoding LysM peptidoglycan-binding domain-containing protein, translating to MSELLVAPPVVAPPVPPVRFHQPDQHSRADRTGARLTPRGRRLVRLAKVVGTPLLVAGLVTAGSPGWGLYTIRSGDTLSDIADRYDTTVARLVKVNRLPGNGNLIYAGETLKVPGQGGGSSSSGGGRSHLVVRGDTLSGIAVRYGVSQQALASANGIGRDNVVMLGATLRIPGGSSSGSSTANSSNTFAGRTYSDSVVDAASANRNRLARRNVPSREQMRDIIAATARANGVDPALALAVSYQESGWNQGVVSVANAVGAMQVIPTTTDWISGVVGRRLNPLDARDNATTGVVLLKILTQAANSDRQAVAGYYQGLKSVRENGMYSDTKRYVANVMALKARWS from the coding sequence ATGTCTGAGCTGCTCGTCGCCCCACCAGTCGTCGCACCACCAGTCCCGCCCGTCCGGTTCCACCAGCCCGACCAGCACAGCCGCGCCGACCGGACCGGCGCCCGGCTCACCCCGCGCGGACGCCGCCTGGTCCGGCTGGCCAAGGTCGTCGGAACGCCGCTGCTCGTGGCCGGCCTGGTGACGGCCGGCTCCCCCGGCTGGGGGCTGTACACGATCCGCAGCGGCGACACGCTCAGCGACATCGCCGACCGCTACGACACGACGGTGGCGCGGCTGGTCAAGGTCAACCGGCTGCCCGGCAACGGCAACCTGATCTACGCCGGCGAGACGCTCAAGGTGCCCGGCCAGGGCGGCGGGAGCTCCAGCAGCGGCGGCGGGCGCAGCCACCTCGTCGTCCGGGGCGACACCCTCTCGGGCATCGCGGTGCGCTACGGCGTCTCGCAGCAGGCGCTGGCCAGCGCCAACGGCATCGGCCGCGACAACGTCGTCATGCTCGGCGCCACCCTGCGCATCCCCGGCGGCAGCAGCAGCGGCTCCAGCACGGCCAACAGCTCCAACACCTTCGCCGGGCGGACGTACTCCGACTCGGTCGTCGACGCGGCGAGCGCAAACCGCAACCGGCTCGCGCGCCGCAACGTGCCCTCGCGCGAGCAGATGCGCGACATCATCGCCGCCACCGCCCGGGCGAACGGCGTCGACCCGGCGCTCGCGCTCGCGGTGTCCTACCAGGAGTCCGGCTGGAACCAGGGAGTCGTGAGCGTCGCCAACGCCGTCGGTGCCATGCAGGTCATCCCCACGACCACCGACTGGATCTCCGGCGTGGTCGGCCGCCGCCTGAACCCGCTCGACGCCCGCGACAACGCCACCACCGGCGTGGTCCTGCTCAAGATCCTCACCCAGGCGGCGAACAGCGACCGGCAGGCGGTCGCCGGCTACTACCAGGGCCTCAAGAGCGTGCGGGAGAACGGGATGTACTCCGACACCAAGCGGTACGTCGCCAACGTGATGGCCCTCAAGGCCCGGTGGAGCTGA
- a CDS encoding phytoene/squalene synthase family protein: MSGRELDAAGITDPGLRAAYEQCRLLNAAHGRTYYLSTLLLPASKRPHVHALYGFARYADELVDDLDSPDPAELVRWGDRFLAELAAADGGGGSGGTGGGSGGGSGGSVAHVDHPVSRAAIHTARTWDIPSGTFEAFLESMQMDITVTGYPTYADLEHYMYGSAAVIGLQMVPILEPLPGREQEAADRARALGEAFQLSNFIRDVAEDLRRGRVYLPQEDLDRFGVSRADLAPGPTPPHVVELLRFEIARTRALYATAQPGIELLHPTSRDCIRTALALYGGILDAVEKADHQVLDRRVAVPLPRRLAVAVPGLVRARRARRTRASLRPA; encoded by the coding sequence GTGAGCGGGCGGGAGCTGGACGCGGCCGGGATCACCGACCCCGGTCTGCGGGCCGCGTACGAGCAGTGCCGGCTGCTCAACGCCGCCCACGGCCGCACCTACTACCTGTCCACCTTGCTGCTGCCGGCCTCCAAGCGCCCGCACGTGCACGCGCTCTACGGATTCGCCCGCTACGCCGACGAGCTGGTGGACGACCTCGACTCCCCTGACCCCGCCGAGCTCGTGCGGTGGGGCGACCGGTTCCTCGCCGAGCTCGCGGCTGCCGACGGCGGCGGCGGCAGCGGCGGCACCGGCGGCGGCAGCGGCGGCGGCAGCGGCGGCAGCGTCGCCCACGTCGACCATCCCGTCAGCCGGGCGGCGATCCACACCGCGCGCACCTGGGACATCCCGAGCGGGACCTTCGAGGCGTTCCTCGAGTCCATGCAGATGGACATCACCGTCACCGGCTACCCGACGTACGCCGACCTCGAGCACTACATGTACGGCTCGGCCGCCGTCATCGGGCTGCAGATGGTTCCGATCCTCGAGCCGCTGCCCGGCCGCGAGCAGGAGGCGGCCGACCGGGCCAGAGCGCTCGGTGAGGCGTTCCAGCTGTCCAACTTCATCCGTGACGTGGCCGAGGACCTGCGGCGTGGCCGGGTCTACCTGCCGCAGGAGGACCTCGACCGGTTCGGGGTCAGCCGGGCCGACCTCGCACCGGGCCCGACTCCGCCGCACGTCGTCGAGCTGCTCCGCTTCGAGATCGCCCGCACCCGCGCGCTGTACGCCACCGCCCAGCCGGGCATCGAGCTCCTGCACCCCACCAGTCGGGACTGCATCCGCACCGCGCTCGCCCTCTACGGCGGCATCCTCGACGCGGTCGAGAAGGCCGACCACCAGGTCCTCGACCGCCGGGTCGCCGTCCCGCTGCCCCGGCGCCTCGCGGTCGCCGTCCCGGGCCTGGTCAGGGCCCGGCGGGCCCGCCGGACGCGGGCGAGCCTGCGGCCGGCGTGA